A section of the Solitalea canadensis DSM 3403 genome encodes:
- a CDS encoding PepSY-associated TM helix domain-containing protein, whose amino-acid sequence MTFKKLIGKFHLWLGLVSGLLVVFLGVTGCILAFQREIEDLTQSYRFVQAEQKAVLTPSAIQKIAEKALPDKHPHSVTYQSATDAVQVAFYNADPEYYYIAYINPYSGEVLKVKDMNSDFFRIIIMGHFYLWLPPPIGQPIVASATLIFLVMMISGLVLWWPKNKAAGKQRFSVKWDAKWRRVNYDLHNVLGFYMTWIAIFIAITGLVWGFQWFAKSVYWVSSGGKQPVDFYEPLSAKQKQSTLDAPVIDLIWHKMNVEHKDAKLIEVHFPENDSTAIGATANPDPSTYWKGDYRYFDQYTLQEVEVKHMYGRFKNATIADKIQRMNYDIHVGAVLGLPGKILAFCASLVASSLPITGFMIWWGRRKKSKEGSKGKTTTAIA is encoded by the coding sequence ATGACCTTTAAAAAACTGATCGGAAAATTTCATCTCTGGCTGGGGCTTGTATCAGGGCTACTGGTTGTATTTCTTGGGGTTACAGGCTGTATACTGGCTTTTCAGCGTGAGATTGAAGATCTTACCCAATCATATCGATTTGTTCAGGCAGAACAAAAAGCGGTGTTAACGCCTTCTGCAATTCAGAAGATTGCAGAAAAGGCGTTACCCGATAAACATCCGCATAGTGTTACGTATCAATCGGCTACAGATGCAGTGCAAGTGGCTTTTTATAATGCAGATCCGGAGTATTACTATATCGCTTATATTAATCCGTATTCAGGCGAGGTATTAAAAGTGAAGGATATGAATAGTGATTTTTTCAGAATCATTATCATGGGTCATTTTTACTTATGGTTACCTCCACCAATTGGTCAGCCAATTGTGGCTTCAGCTACATTGATCTTTTTGGTAATGATGATTTCCGGTTTAGTGCTTTGGTGGCCTAAAAATAAAGCTGCAGGAAAGCAACGTTTTTCTGTTAAATGGGATGCAAAATGGAGACGGGTTAACTACGACCTTCATAATGTGCTGGGTTTTTACATGACTTGGATTGCTATTTTTATTGCCATTACAGGTTTAGTTTGGGGTTTCCAATGGTTTGCTAAAAGTGTTTACTGGGTTTCATCAGGAGGAAAGCAACCTGTTGATTTTTACGAACCATTATCAGCAAAACAAAAGCAATCAACTCTTGATGCACCCGTAATCGATCTGATATGGCATAAAATGAATGTCGAACACAAGGATGCAAAACTTATTGAAGTTCATTTTCCTGAAAATGATTCAACAGCAATTGGCGCAACGGCTAATCCTGATCCTTCAACTTACTGGAAGGGAGATTATCGTTATTTCGATCAGTATACCTTACAAGAGGTGGAGGTAAAGCATATGTATGGTCGGTTCAAAAATGCAACCATAGCCGACAAAATACAACGGATGAACTATGATATTCATGTGGGAGCTGTTTTGGGTTTGCCCGGGAAAATTTTAGCTTTCTGTGCGTCACTTGTCGCCTCAAGTCTGCCGATAACCGGATTTATGATTTGGTGGGGTAGAAGGAAAAAATCAAAAGAAGGGTCTAAAGGGAAAACAACAACTGCAATAGCGTAA
- a CDS encoding TonB-dependent receptor, whose amino-acid sequence MKYLIHKILALNLLLILPILALAQANFGSIKGHVKTADGQPADFVSIGIKGATKGTSTNENGWFELKRVQPGTYTIIASYVGLETQEKEVTIKVGETATLNFTLKESASALREVVVTGNKNKYKVKNPSASLRLETPLEELPQNIQVVTNKVISDQQIFDMLEGVTRNVSGALKLEHWDNYALINMRGSQIAAFRNGMNVQMPWGPLTEDMSIVDRIEFVKGPAGFMMSNGEPSGFYNVVTKKPTGVNKGEANISLGSFNTYRATVDLDGNLTKNGKLQYRLNVMGQLKESHRQFDWNDRYTVAPVLKYSFNDNTSITAEYTYQYSKMAMIGAAYVFSPNTYGDLPRDFTTTEKNLPTTSINDHSSFLTFEHKFSPKWKFTTQLAYFNFGQQGSSMWPSNLAANGDLTRSVGIWDAKGNNTVGQFFVNGDVKTGSVSHRFLGGVDLGRKSYMADWGQSFELTSSQIFNIYHPVYGTTAQFPAFDRSKPLKDRAGDDELLRYAGFYAQDEVGFFDNILRLTLAGRYTIVKQDITDWSGPHSTDDNKFTPRVGLSGSIDKNTSVYGLYDEAFVPQSGTKTDGGAVTPYTGNNIEFGIKRDWFGGRWNTTASVYQITKKGVAQADPSSANPNKPTYLQLGQTRAKGVELDVKGEVVKGLNLVFNYAFTNNEITEDVTPELVGQRIPGYAKHLTNTWLSYRFINGLLKGFGASAGYQWQIDRSTWTWGANDLQGLPNYFRLDGGLSWQNTKFNVNLNVNNLLNAYLYSGAAYDVNFDGKSEYYWQTEPGTNFRLSIGYKF is encoded by the coding sequence ATGAAATATCTTATACACAAGATTTTAGCACTTAATCTTTTACTGATCTTACCGATATTAGCGCTGGCACAAGCTAACTTTGGATCAATCAAAGGACATGTAAAGACCGCTGACGGTCAGCCTGCAGATTTCGTAAGCATAGGAATTAAAGGAGCAACAAAAGGAACAAGTACCAATGAAAATGGCTGGTTTGAGCTAAAAAGAGTTCAACCGGGTACATACACCATTATAGCTTCTTATGTGGGTTTGGAAACTCAGGAGAAAGAAGTAACGATTAAAGTAGGAGAAACAGCGACATTAAACTTTACACTTAAAGAAAGCGCAAGTGCTTTACGTGAAGTAGTGGTAACTGGTAACAAAAACAAGTATAAGGTAAAAAATCCTTCGGCTTCATTACGTTTGGAAACCCCATTAGAAGAACTACCACAAAATATTCAGGTTGTAACCAATAAAGTAATTTCCGACCAGCAGATTTTCGATATGTTGGAAGGGGTTACCCGCAACGTTTCAGGTGCTTTAAAACTAGAACATTGGGATAATTATGCTCTTATTAATATGCGTGGTTCTCAGATTGCCGCTTTTCGTAATGGTATGAATGTACAAATGCCATGGGGACCGTTAACTGAGGATATGAGTATTGTAGATCGTATTGAGTTTGTTAAAGGGCCTGCAGGCTTTATGATGTCTAATGGCGAACCAAGTGGATTTTACAACGTGGTTACCAAAAAACCTACTGGAGTAAACAAAGGTGAAGCTAATATTAGTTTGGGTAGCTTTAATACTTATCGTGCAACAGTTGACTTAGATGGCAATCTTACCAAGAATGGTAAATTACAATATCGCTTAAATGTAATGGGACAGTTAAAAGAATCGCACCGTCAGTTTGATTGGAACGATCGCTACACAGTTGCCCCTGTATTAAAATATTCATTCAACGATAATACATCAATCACTGCTGAATATACCTATCAGTATTCTAAAATGGCAATGATTGGTGCTGCTTATGTATTCTCTCCGAATACCTACGGTGATTTGCCTCGTGATTTTACAACAACAGAAAAGAACTTGCCTACAACTTCTATTAATGACCACAGCAGCTTTTTAACATTTGAGCATAAATTTAGTCCGAAGTGGAAGTTTACAACGCAATTGGCCTATTTTAATTTTGGCCAGCAAGGTAGCTCTATGTGGCCTTCTAATTTAGCTGCCAATGGAGATTTAACAAGAAGTGTTGGTATTTGGGATGCTAAGGGAAATAATACGGTAGGGCAATTTTTTGTAAATGGAGATGTAAAAACGGGTTCGGTTTCTCACCGATTTTTAGGAGGTGTCGATTTAGGTCGTAAAAGTTATATGGCCGACTGGGGACAAAGTTTTGAGTTAACCAGTTCACAGATATTTAATATTTACCACCCGGTGTACGGAACTACTGCTCAATTCCCGGCTTTCGATAGATCAAAACCTTTGAAAGACCGTGCCGGTGACGATGAATTGCTACGTTATGCTGGTTTTTATGCGCAAGATGAAGTGGGCTTTTTTGATAATATTTTGCGTTTAACACTTGCCGGTAGATATACAATCGTAAAACAAGATATTACTGACTGGAGCGGACCTCATTCAACTGATGATAACAAATTTACTCCTCGTGTTGGTTTAAGTGGATCTATTGATAAAAATACTTCAGTTTATGGTTTATATGATGAAGCATTTGTTCCTCAATCAGGTACAAAAACTGATGGAGGAGCTGTAACTCCGTACACTGGTAATAATATTGAATTCGGTATTAAGAGAGACTGGTTTGGTGGCCGTTGGAATACTACTGCATCTGTATATCAGATTACGAAAAAAGGAGTTGCCCAAGCAGATCCTTCATCTGCAAATCCAAACAAGCCAACTTATTTGCAACTAGGACAAACACGTGCAAAAGGTGTTGAGCTGGATGTAAAAGGTGAAGTTGTAAAAGGTCTAAACCTCGTGTTTAACTACGCATTTACCAATAATGAGATTACGGAAGATGTTACGCCTGAATTAGTAGGTCAGCGCATCCCTGGTTACGCAAAGCATTTGACAAATACATGGTTGTCGTATCGCTTCATAAACGGTTTGTTAAAAGGTTTTGGAGCTTCAGCTGGTTACCAATGGCAAATTGACCGTTCAACCTGGACTTGGGGAGCCAACGATTTACAAGGGCTGCCTAATTACTTCCGTTTAGACGGTGGTCTGTCTTGGCAAAATACTAAGTTTAATGTTAACCTGAATGTTAATAATCTGCTAAACGCTTACCTATATTCTGGTGCCGCATACGATGTTAATTTTGACGGTAAATCTGAATATTACTGGCAAACAGAACCGGGAACTAACTTCCGTTTAAGCATTGGTTATAAATTCTAA
- a CDS encoding DUF6686 family protein, which yields MSNNRMCETRNLAKRENILINQCIDCKTVYLWCNNLVLTFTEEEFMAFGEVINSFDFKSHSVLFPDNITRAMIFSPNPDISFTFTSEELSALNSSLAEAFYMLEVYKLIEC from the coding sequence ATGAGCAATAACAGAATGTGTGAAACAAGAAATCTTGCTAAAAGAGAAAATATACTGATTAATCAATGTATAGATTGCAAAACGGTATACCTGTGGTGTAACAACTTGGTTCTGACTTTTACGGAGGAGGAATTTATGGCTTTCGGAGAAGTTATCAACTCTTTTGATTTCAAAAGTCATTCAGTTTTATTTCCTGATAATATTACAAGGGCAATGATCTTCTCTCCTAATCCTGACATCAGCTTTACTTTTACGAGTGAAGAATTATCGGCCTTGAACTCATCCTTAGCAGAAGCTTTTTATATGCTGGAAGTTTATAAGCTGATAGAATGTTAA
- a CDS encoding TlpA disulfide reductase family protein — protein MLLRLLFLFTTCLLSLFSVAQTVVYPYKIKGHLDGVGNGKVYVYFYDKGRSGDLRIDSTDTVNGDFVFSSVVAEPVMAYLLAKSEYYSPGSTNFKKQPRLQFFIENGYNINIDGRYGSLDKAKVSGGMINADYARYLNAIQIVNNQLEVLVDKMKLADANQMKELQEEQKRINNKLLEQTERFIKQNPGDMLSVWLAGNILKERITAQEECYNVLMPEIKQTSWGKKLGTQVSANKTQKNGVKAPDFVRKGIDGKDIYLSGYRGKYVVLTFWSSWCAPCRTDNSQLKAMYDTYKDKGVEFISVSLDKDLDQWLQAVRADKLNWPQINAFYKDKDGKIAVSYNVKALPTQVLIDPNGIIVDRFTETQKLRNKLLTVLK, from the coding sequence ATGCTTTTACGTCTCTTATTTCTATTTACCACTTGTTTATTGTCCCTGTTTTCCGTTGCTCAAACGGTTGTGTACCCCTATAAAATAAAAGGCCATTTAGATGGAGTGGGAAATGGCAAAGTTTATGTTTATTTCTATGATAAAGGTCGTTCGGGCGATTTAAGGATCGATTCTACCGATACAGTTAATGGTGATTTTGTGTTTTCCAGTGTTGTTGCTGAACCTGTTATGGCCTACTTATTGGCTAAATCTGAATACTATTCTCCTGGCTCCACCAACTTTAAAAAACAACCCCGCCTTCAATTCTTTATTGAAAATGGGTACAATATTAACATCGATGGTCGATACGGCTCACTTGATAAGGCAAAAGTGAGTGGAGGGATGATCAATGCAGATTATGCCCGCTATCTTAACGCGATTCAAATTGTAAATAACCAACTTGAAGTATTGGTTGATAAAATGAAACTAGCAGATGCAAATCAAATGAAAGAATTGCAGGAAGAACAAAAGAGAATTAACAATAAACTGCTAGAACAAACCGAACGATTTATCAAGCAAAATCCGGGTGATATGTTAAGTGTATGGCTTGCCGGAAACATTTTGAAAGAAAGAATAACAGCCCAGGAAGAGTGTTATAATGTATTAATGCCAGAAATAAAACAAACATCATGGGGTAAAAAGCTGGGAACGCAGGTGAGTGCTAATAAAACGCAAAAAAATGGAGTAAAAGCCCCTGATTTTGTTCGCAAAGGAATAGATGGCAAGGATATTTATTTAAGTGGCTACCGTGGTAAATATGTCGTACTTACTTTTTGGAGCTCCTGGTGCGCTCCTTGCAGAACGGATAATTCGCAGTTAAAAGCCATGTATGATACTTATAAAGATAAAGGTGTTGAGTTTATCAGTGTGTCGTTAGATAAGGATCTTGATCAGTGGTTGCAAGCTGTCAGAGCTGATAAATTGAACTGGCCGCAAATCAATGCATTCTATAAAGATAAGGATGGCAAAATTGCTGTAAGTTATAACGTTAAAGCTTTGCCAACACAAGTTCTTATAGATCCCAATGGAATCATTGTTGATCGATTTACAGAAACTCAGAAGCTGAGGAATAAATTACTAACAGTCCTTAAGTGA
- the bshB1 gene encoding bacillithiol biosynthesis deacetylase BshB1 has protein sequence MKLDILVFAAHPDDAELCCSGTIAKHVRLGKTVGVVDLTRGELGTRGTAETRKVEAEVSSEILGLSARENLGFADGFFMNDKEHQLEIIKMVRKYRPDIVLANALADRHPDHGRGGQLVRDAIFYSGLRKVNTSLEGEIQHEWRPKAVYHYMQDRLFTPDLVVGFGQEEMDIKIASLKAFKTQFYNPEDQSGEPQTYISTPEFFESVIGRGRELGKPIGAAYGEGFETEKFIGVSNLFDLS, from the coding sequence ATGAAGCTTGATATATTAGTTTTTGCTGCACATCCGGATGATGCCGAGCTTTGTTGCTCTGGTACAATTGCAAAACATGTTCGACTGGGTAAAACTGTAGGTGTGGTTGACCTTACACGAGGCGAGTTGGGAACTCGTGGAACTGCTGAAACACGTAAGGTTGAGGCAGAAGTATCATCGGAAATATTGGGTCTGTCTGCTCGTGAAAATTTGGGTTTTGCAGATGGTTTTTTTATGAATGATAAAGAACATCAGCTCGAAATAATAAAAATGGTTCGTAAATATCGTCCTGATATTGTTTTAGCTAATGCGCTTGCGGACCGTCATCCCGATCATGGACGTGGTGGACAACTGGTTCGTGATGCTATTTTTTATTCTGGTTTAAGAAAGGTAAATACATCTTTGGAAGGTGAAATTCAACATGAATGGAGACCTAAAGCCGTTTACCATTATATGCAGGATCGTTTGTTTACACCTGATTTAGTGGTTGGTTTCGGACAGGAAGAAATGGATATTAAAATAGCCTCATTAAAGGCATTTAAAACCCAGTTTTATAATCCTGAAGATCAATCAGGAGAACCTCAAACCTATATATCTACACCAGAATTTTTTGAATCAGTAATCGGAAGAGGGAGAGAGTTGGGTAAACCAATCGGAGCTGCGTACGGAGAAGGATTTGAGACAGAAAAATTCATTGGTGTCAGCAATCTTTTCGATCTGAGTTAA
- a CDS encoding endonuclease domain-containing protein, which translates to MPFSKTSSRKDGEIHQLPENVKYDVARQEDIEFCNLKVIRFSNNQVLENIELVVKEIKKHLSDQ; encoded by the coding sequence TTGCCATTCAGCAAAACTAGTAGTCGAAAAGACGGTGAAATACATCAGCTGCCTGAAAATGTAAAGTACGATGTTGCAAGACAAGAAGATATAGAATTTTGTAATCTTAAAGTAATTCGTTTCTCAAACAATCAGGTACTTGAAAATATTGAACTGGTTGTAAAAGAGATAAAGAAACATTTATCAGATCAATAA
- a CDS encoding endonuclease domain-containing protein, producing the protein MKNEYWGLADDMFFGAGPLIFERAKYLREHMTIAEKIIWEKISKKQLGVKFRRQHPIANYIADFYCHSAKLVVEKTVKYISCLKM; encoded by the coding sequence ATGAAAAATGAATACTGGGGACTGGCAGATGATATGTTTTTTGGTGCAGGGCCATTAATTTTTGAAAGAGCAAAATATCTTAGGGAACATATGACTATTGCCGAGAAGATTATATGGGAGAAGATTTCAAAAAAACAATTAGGGGTAAAGTTTCGACGTCAACATCCAATTGCCAATTATATTGCTGACTTCTATTGCCATTCAGCAAAACTAGTAGTCGAAAAGACGGTGAAATACATCAGCTGCCTGAAAATGTAA